Proteins encoded together in one Telopea speciosissima isolate NSW1024214 ecotype Mountain lineage chromosome 6, Tspe_v1, whole genome shotgun sequence window:
- the LOC122665777 gene encoding CDT1-like protein a, chloroplastic, which translates to MEQKRSEQSMQNVLDFKCKKILPVGEKSSALSLPPVQICKTFENQGNAILFQTPAKTIEPSRRDLLKDEALDVLDRCKTLIDLLDRMDSSVRLLQLCKKLPTFQNICTQVEVLTKRKFSYCHLAQIKYILPEAVKIEKILVHDEKTLCMKPDFKISLLLDALPAHPDQAASMAMWQVFRARLLDFYDTHPKECDIPEATILPEPFNKTAISLPPKSLPVRSPKISSPTSIELELLSNSSHLCKFSGKRHFSKKIIIPEEEKTQILASSVFQISALGV; encoded by the exons ATGGAACAGAAAAGAAGTGAGCAAAGTATGCAAAATGTCCTGGATTTCAAGTGTAAAAAGATTCTTCCTGTTGGAGAGAAGTCTAGTGCTTTATCTCTTCCCCCTGTGCAAATTTGTAAAACCTTTGAAAACCAGGGAAATGCCATTTTATTTCAAACTCCTGCAAAGACAATTGAACCTTCGAGGAGAGATCTACTGAAAGATGAAGCTCTTGATGTCTTAGACAG ATGCAAGACCTTGATAGATCTCCTTGATCGTATGGACAGTTCTGTGAGGTTGCTCCAACTGTGTAAAAAGTTGCCaacttttcaaaatatttgCACCCAGGTGGAGGTGCTAACGAAAAG GAAATTCTCATACTGCCATCTTGCACAGATAAAGTACATACTTCCTGAAGCAGTTAAGATTGAGAAGATTCTAGTTCATGATGAGAAAACCCTTTGTATGAAGCCAGATTTTAAAATTTCTCTACTATTGGATGCCTTACCAGCTCATCCAGACCAGGCAGCATCTATGGCAATGTGGCAAGTTTTTCGTGCTAGGCTCTTAGATTTCTATGATACTCATCCTAAG GAATGTGATATTCCAGAGGCCACAATATTACCAGAGCCATTTAACAAAACTGCTATCAGTCTTCCCCCAAAGTCATTGCCCGTGAGATCACCTAAGATATCTTCTCCAACCTCTATTGAGCTTGAGTTGCTGTCAAACTCATCACATCTATGTAAATTTTCTGGAAAGCGGCACTTCTCTAAGAAGATTATCAtcccagaagaagaaaagactcAAATCTTAGCGTCCTCGGTGTTTCAGATCTCTGCATTGGGGGTTTGA
- the LOC122663656 gene encoding CDT1-like protein a, chloroplastic isoform X2 produces MEQKRSEQSMQNVLDFKCKKILPVGEKSSALSLPPVQNCETFENQGNAILFQTPAKTIEPSRRDLLKDEALDVLDRCKTLIDLLDRMDSSVRLLQLCKKFPTFQNICTQVEVLTKRKFSYCHLAQIKYILPEAVKIEKILVHDEKTLCMKPDLKISLLFDALPAHPDQTASMAMRQVFCARLLDFYDTHPKECDIPEATLPEPFNKTAISLPESLPVGLPKISSPTSIELELLSNSSHLCISGKHFSKKIIIPEEEKTQILASSVPQLSVNSGSETNRHSGSSQEKEPSELSNTLSSAEPIFSPQHSMNSNACKSPLVKLISAADNLIMETPVQQTPKRLIPISDDKIVNSTGMARALSHSATKRSLDFSTLNEDVSDSSVSLEESKQHGVILNSYPQSSATMGIQMNENVLRSSSVLSKMEENKDQVVEDGEISLKDSVKCRQMLASLPDLFDLVQIIFQSASFSLITKQELVHKIIWNNCDITDRREVEEQLELLEELVPDWISKKLVPSGDIFYCIRKVSDLVSIRERLVEAL; encoded by the exons ATGGAACAGAAAAGAAGTGAGCAAAGTATGCAAAATGTCCTGGATTTCAAGTGTAAAAAGATTCTTCCTGTTGGAGAGAAATCTAGTGCTTTATCTCTTCCCCCTGTGCAAAATTGTGAAACCTTTGAAAACCAGGGAAATGCCATTTTATTTCAAACTCCTGCAAAGACAATTGAACCTTCGAGGAGAGATCTACTGAAAGATGAAGCTCTTGATGTCTTAGACAG ATGCAAGACCTTGATAGATCTCCTTGATCGTATGGACAGTTCTGTGAGGTTGCTTCAACTGTGTAAAAAGTTTCCaacttttcaaaatatttgCACTCAGGTGGAGGTGCTAACGAAAAG GAAATTCTCGTACTGCCATCTTGCACAGATAAAGTACATACTTCCTGAAGCAGTTAAGATTGAGAAGATTCTAGTTCATGATGAGAAAACCCTTTGTATGAAGCCagatttgaaaatttctctACTATTTGATGCCTTACCAGCTCATCCAGACCAGACAGCATCTATGGCAATGCGGCAAGTTTTTTGCGCTAGGCTCTTAGATTTCTATGATACTCATCCTAAG GAATGTGATATTCCAGAGGCCACATTACCAGAGCCATTTAACAAAACTGCTATCAGTCTTCCAGAGTCATTGCCCGTGGGATTACCTAAGATATCTTCTCCGACCTCTATTGAGCTTGAGTTGCTGTCAAACTCATCACATCTATGTATTTCTGGAAAGCACTTCTCTAAGAAGATTATCAtcccagaagaagaaaagactcAAATCTTAGCCTCCTCAGTGCCTCAGTTATCTGTAAACTCTGGTAGTGAAACTAATCGGCATTCTGGAAGCTCGCAAGAAAAAGAACCTTCTGAATTGTCCAACACTCTTTCCTCTGCTGAACCAATCTTCAGTCCACAGCACTCCATGAACTCCAATGCTTGTAAAAGCCCTCTTGTGAAGCTTATCTCAGCTGCTGATAATTTGATCATGGAAACACCAGTGCAGCAAACACCAAAGAGATTGATTCCCATTTCTGATGACAAGATAGTCAATAGCACTGGTATGGCTAGGGCATTAAGCCATTCAGCTACGAAGAGGTCCTTAGACTTCTCGACTTTGAATGAAGATGTGAGTGATTCAAGTGTTAGCTTGGAGGAGTCAAAGCAGCATGGAGTTATTCTTAATTCCTACCCTCAGAGTTCAGCAACAATGGGGATTCAGATGAATGAAAATGTGCTCAGATCTTCCTCTGTactttccaaaatg GAGGAAAATAAGGACCAAGTAGTTGAGGATGGCGAGATAAGTTTAAAAGATTCAGTAAAGTGCCGGCAGATGCTTGCTTCCTTGCCTGATTTGTTTGATCTAGTCCAAATTATATTTCAGTCTGCCAGCTTTTCTTTGATCACGAAACAGGAGCTTGTGCACAAAATTATATGGAATAACTGTGATATTACTGACAGAA GAGAAGTTGAAGAACAACTTGAGCTTTTGGAAGAGCTAGTTCCAGATTGGATTAGCAAGAAGTTGGTACCTAGTGGGGATATCTTCTACTG CATCAGGAAAGTGTCTGATCTGGTGTCCATTCGTGAAAGGCTTGTTGAAGCACTGTAG
- the LOC122663656 gene encoding CDT1-like protein a, chloroplastic isoform X1 → MEQKRSEQSMQNVLDFKCKKILPVGEKSSALSLPPVQNCETFENQGNAILFQTPAKTIEPSRRDLLKDEALDVLDRCKTLIDLLDRMDSSVRLLQLCKKFPTFQNICTQVEVLTKRKFSYCHLAQIKYILPEAVKIEKILVHDEKTLCMKPDLKISLLFDALPAHPDQTASMAMRQVFCARLLDFYDTHPKECDIPEATLPEPFNKTAISLPESLPVGLPKISSPTSIELELLSNSSHLCISGKHFSKKIIIPEEEKTQILASSVPQLSVNSGSETNRHSGSSQEKEPSELSNTLSSAEPIFSPQHSMNSNACKSPLVKLISAADNLIMETPVQQTPKRLIPISDDKIVNSTGMARALSHSATKRSLDFSTLNEDVSDSSVSLEESKQHGVILNSYPQSSATMGIQMNENVLRSSSVLSKMEEENKDQVVEDGEISLKDSVKCRQMLASLPDLFDLVQIIFQSASFSLITKQELVHKIIWNNCDITDRREVEEQLELLEELVPDWISKKLVPSGDIFYCIRKVSDLVSIRERLVEAL, encoded by the exons ATGGAACAGAAAAGAAGTGAGCAAAGTATGCAAAATGTCCTGGATTTCAAGTGTAAAAAGATTCTTCCTGTTGGAGAGAAATCTAGTGCTTTATCTCTTCCCCCTGTGCAAAATTGTGAAACCTTTGAAAACCAGGGAAATGCCATTTTATTTCAAACTCCTGCAAAGACAATTGAACCTTCGAGGAGAGATCTACTGAAAGATGAAGCTCTTGATGTCTTAGACAG ATGCAAGACCTTGATAGATCTCCTTGATCGTATGGACAGTTCTGTGAGGTTGCTTCAACTGTGTAAAAAGTTTCCaacttttcaaaatatttgCACTCAGGTGGAGGTGCTAACGAAAAG GAAATTCTCGTACTGCCATCTTGCACAGATAAAGTACATACTTCCTGAAGCAGTTAAGATTGAGAAGATTCTAGTTCATGATGAGAAAACCCTTTGTATGAAGCCagatttgaaaatttctctACTATTTGATGCCTTACCAGCTCATCCAGACCAGACAGCATCTATGGCAATGCGGCAAGTTTTTTGCGCTAGGCTCTTAGATTTCTATGATACTCATCCTAAG GAATGTGATATTCCAGAGGCCACATTACCAGAGCCATTTAACAAAACTGCTATCAGTCTTCCAGAGTCATTGCCCGTGGGATTACCTAAGATATCTTCTCCGACCTCTATTGAGCTTGAGTTGCTGTCAAACTCATCACATCTATGTATTTCTGGAAAGCACTTCTCTAAGAAGATTATCAtcccagaagaagaaaagactcAAATCTTAGCCTCCTCAGTGCCTCAGTTATCTGTAAACTCTGGTAGTGAAACTAATCGGCATTCTGGAAGCTCGCAAGAAAAAGAACCTTCTGAATTGTCCAACACTCTTTCCTCTGCTGAACCAATCTTCAGTCCACAGCACTCCATGAACTCCAATGCTTGTAAAAGCCCTCTTGTGAAGCTTATCTCAGCTGCTGATAATTTGATCATGGAAACACCAGTGCAGCAAACACCAAAGAGATTGATTCCCATTTCTGATGACAAGATAGTCAATAGCACTGGTATGGCTAGGGCATTAAGCCATTCAGCTACGAAGAGGTCCTTAGACTTCTCGACTTTGAATGAAGATGTGAGTGATTCAAGTGTTAGCTTGGAGGAGTCAAAGCAGCATGGAGTTATTCTTAATTCCTACCCTCAGAGTTCAGCAACAATGGGGATTCAGATGAATGAAAATGTGCTCAGATCTTCCTCTGTactttccaaaatg GAAGAGGAAAATAAGGACCAAGTAGTTGAGGATGGCGAGATAAGTTTAAAAGATTCAGTAAAGTGCCGGCAGATGCTTGCTTCCTTGCCTGATTTGTTTGATCTAGTCCAAATTATATTTCAGTCTGCCAGCTTTTCTTTGATCACGAAACAGGAGCTTGTGCACAAAATTATATGGAATAACTGTGATATTACTGACAGAA GAGAAGTTGAAGAACAACTTGAGCTTTTGGAAGAGCTAGTTCCAGATTGGATTAGCAAGAAGTTGGTACCTAGTGGGGATATCTTCTACTG CATCAGGAAAGTGTCTGATCTGGTGTCCATTCGTGAAAGGCTTGTTGAAGCACTGTAG